Within the Pseudomonas fulva genome, the region TGAGCTGCTTGTCGAAGTCCATGCCACCGACGAAGCTCATCACGTTGAGGCCGGTGTACTTGGTCAGCTCCTTGGCGTCGTTGGCGATCTGCACCACCAGCTCGCGGGTCGGCGCGATGATCAGCGCCCGCGGCTCGCCCATGTAGCGATCCTTGGGCGGCGGGGTCTGCTGCAGCTGGGTGATGATCGAGATCAGGAAGGCGGCGGTCTTGCCGGTGCCGGTCTGGGCGCGGCCGATGGCGTCCTGGCCCTTGAGCGTGTAGCCCAGTACGCCGGCCTGGATCGGCGTGCAGTACGGAAAGCCCAGGTCGTGGATGGCGTGCATCAGCTCCGGCGACAGCTTGAAGTCGTGGAAGCGTGTCTTGCCAGGGGCGGGTTCGACCTTGAAATCCTCGAGCTTCCAGGTGTCGACCGGCTTGGGCGCACGTTCGCGGCGCGGCTTGGCGGGTTTGCTCTGGGGCTTCTGTTCGGCGCTGACTGCTTCTTTGGGCGGGCGCGGCTGGCGCTCCTCGCGGGGAGCGGCGGCGGGAGGCGAAGTGGCTTCGAGGCTCGGGGAGACTGAGCTGTGTGGCTCATTTTCGGCTTTGCCGAATATTTTTTTGAGTGCTTTGAGCACGGTCATCTCGTCGATTGATTAAGGAATGAACGCCAGGGTCTGTTGCCGTTTCAGCGCGAGCCGCGTTGCCGCGAGAAATCTCGCCAGGCTAGGCGGAGGACGCAGGGAATGGTTGTTCCCTTGCCAAGTCCTCCAACAACGCATGGCGAGATTTCTCGCGCAACCCGCAGGGCCGGGCCCGTTTTGCCGCGATACTACGTTTCTCGCCGACTCATTTAGCCAGCTAAACTTCGCGGCTCGTGCCTTGCCTCGCGGCAAAACGGGCTCCGGCGCGGCTGTGCGTGAAGCGGCAACAGACCCTTGCCAGTGTAAAGCAAGACGCGGGCAGGGCGAAGTACTCTGCCACCGCCGTCATGCGTGGCTGTCGATCAGTTCCCGGGCAGGCTGGCGAGTAGCAGGCGCTGGACGTTGCCGCCCATGATCGCGGCGATGTCGGCGCGGCTGAAGCCGGCGCCGAGCAGACCTTCGGTCAGCTGGGCCAGGCCGGTGACATCGAAGGGGGCGTGGATGGTGCCGTTGAAGTCCGAGCCCAGGGCTAGGTGCTTGACGCCCACCAGGTCGGCCGTGTAGCGGATCGCCTTGACGATGGCCGCCACCGAGGTGGCGCACACCGCCGTGTCCCAGTAGCCGATGCCGATCACCCCACCGGTCGCGGCGATGGCGCGGATATGCCGGTCGCTGAGGTTGCGGGTGCCGGGGCAGGTGCCCTCGACGCCGCCGTGGGACACCAGCACCGGGCGCGTGGCCATGGCCAGCACGTCGTCCATCAGCGGGCGCGAGGCGTGGGCCAGGTCGATGAGCATGGATTTATCTTCCAAACGCGCGACGACCTGGCGGCCGAACGGTGTCAGCCCGCCCTTGTCCAGGCCGTGGGCCGAGCCGCCGACCTCGTTGTCGAAGAAATGGGTCAGGCCGGCCATGCGAAAGCCGGCATCGTAGAGCCGGTCGAGGTTTTCCAGCCGGCCCTCCAGCGGGTGCAGGCCTTCGGTAGCCAAGAGGGTGGCGACGCGCTGCGGGTCCTGCTTCCAGGCCTGCAGAAAGTCCGTCAGATCCTCGCGCGTGCGGATCTGCACCAGGCGGCCGTCGCTGCCGGCAGCCGCTTCGCGCAGTTTCTCGGCCTGGTACAGGGCGCGCTGCAGCAGGCTGTTCCAGGTCGCCCGCGGCCAGCGCTGGGCCATGGCGAGCAGGGTGATGGTGTCGCTGTCGGCGCCGTTGCTTTCGTAGTTCAGGCCGCGCGGCGATTGGGTGACCGTGGAAAACACCTGCAACCCGACGCGCCCGTCGAGCATGCGCGGCAGGTCCGAGTGGCCGTGGCTGTAGCGTTTGAGCAGATCACGCTCCCAGAGCAGGGCGTCGTCGTGCAGGTCGGCGATGAACAGGGTGCCGTGCAGGCGCGTGGCGGCCTGGCTGGCCGGATAGGGCGCCGGGGATTCGACGCTGTTCATGCGTCGGTCGAGCACGCCCGGCAGGGTGAAGAACACCGCGGCGGCAAGACCCAGGGCAATCGGGACGATGAGCAGGCGCTTGCGCATGGGGGGCGTTCCACAAAAACGGTGGCCGTCAGCTTGTCACGCGCTCACGGCAATTCAATGACAGAGTCGGTTGCGACCGCTGTTCTTGGCCTGGTAGAGGGCCTTGTCGGCCCGGGCGATGAGGCTG harbors:
- a CDS encoding dipeptidase encodes the protein MRKRLLIVPIALGLAAAVFFTLPGVLDRRMNSVESPAPYPASQAATRLHGTLFIADLHDDALLWERDLLKRYSHGHSDLPRMLDGRVGLQVFSTVTQSPRGLNYESNGADSDTITLLAMAQRWPRATWNSLLQRALYQAEKLREAAAGSDGRLVQIRTREDLTDFLQAWKQDPQRVATLLATEGLHPLEGRLENLDRLYDAGFRMAGLTHFFDNEVGGSAHGLDKGGLTPFGRQVVARLEDKSMLIDLAHASRPLMDDVLAMATRPVLVSHGGVEGTCPGTRNLSDRHIRAIAATGGVIGIGYWDTAVCATSVAAIVKAIRYTADLVGVKHLALGSDFNGTIHAPFDVTGLAQLTEGLLGAGFSRADIAAIMGGNVQRLLLASLPGN